In bacterium, the genomic window CGGGCGCGGCCGCCGTTCACGTTTCGCACCGGCATGATTCCCCCTCGTTCAAGGCGGCCGACTGGTCTTGGGTCAATCCCCTGGTGGATGCGATGGTGGACAATCCGGCCTGGTTCCGTAGGCTCTCACCGGAGGAAAAGGAGGCGGTCAGCCAGCGGCTTTGGGCGGAAGGGCGCTTGAAAGTTGAGCCTTGGCTAGAACCGCGAGTGATGAAAGACGCTGTCACGTTGTGGCCAAAGACACAACTCGCGGCCGCCGGTTTGCTGCCCAGCGGTGCGCTGGTGTTGAAGTTGGACAACGGCAAGACGCTCACCATCGACCACGTCATCCTGGCGACGGGGTACAAAGTCGCAATAGACCGGGTGCCATTCCTGGCACAGGGGAATCTCCTGGCCACCCTGGCCACCCAGAATGGCTTTCCCATCTTGGATGAGCATTTCCAGACCAATATCCCGGGGTTGTTCATCACCAGCATGCCGGCCTCCCAGGATTTTGGGCCATTCTTCGCGTTTACCGTGTCTGTGCGCACCTCGGCAAAGCTCATCGGACAGGCCATCCTGCGCCGCCAAGCGTGACCATGGCGCCCCGGGAACCGATCGCGGGCCCCGTCGACGAAGGGACCCTCTTGTGGGAACCGACCGAACGCCAGCGGGCGCATGCCAACGTCACCCGGTACCTGGGCTGGCTCAAGACGACCAAGGGGCTGGCGTTCGCCTCCTACGAGGAGCTCTGGCGGTGGTCGGTCACCGACGTGGAGACATTTTGGGCCACGATGCTGGAGTTCTTTCAGGTTATCGCCCGGCGGCGGGACTCGCGGGTGCTCGCGGACCGGCAGGTCATGGCTGCGCGGTGGTGCCCAGGAGTTGAGCTAAACTATGCCGAGCACGCCCTGCGCCGCAGAGACGCGCACCCGGCGGTGGTCTTCCGCTCCGAGGGGCGTCCGCTCAGCACCCTGACCTTCAGCGACCTCTACCGGCAGACCACTGTCGTGGCCTCCGCGCTCAAGGAGATGGGCGTAGGCCGGGGCGACCGGGTCGTCGCCTTTATGCCCAACATTCCGGAGACCCTGATCGCCTTCCTGGCGACAGCCAGCCTCGGCGCGATCTGGTCGAGTTGCCCTCCCGAGTTCGGCACGCGAAGTGTGTTGGACCGTTTTCAGCAGATCGAGCCTCGCGTCCTCTTTGCCGTCGACGGGTACCGCTACAACGGCCAGGCCTATGACCGCCTGGGAGCCGTCGCGGAGATCCGCGAGAATCTGCCGAGTCTGGGCACGACCGTCCTCGTCCCGTACCTGACCAGCGACCGCCCCGTGGCCGCGGGCGCCAACGTTCAGATGTGGCCGGAGCTGTTTGCCCGGACGGCGGAACCGGCCCTCGCGTTCGAGCAGGTGCCGTTCGACCATCCCTTGTGGATCCTCTACTCCTCGGGTACGACGGGGCTGCCCAAAGCGATCGTCCAGGGCCACGGCGGGATCTTGCTCGAGCACCTAAAGGCGATCTCGTTGCACCTGGATCTGGGACCGGACGACCGGTTCTTTTGGTTCACCACGACGGGATGGATGATGTGGAACTTCCTCATCAGTGGCCTCCTCCTAGGTACCACTGTGGTCCTCTACGACGGCAGCCCGGCCTATCCTAGCATGCGGGTCCTGTGGCAGCTGGCCGAGGAGACCGAGGTGACATATTTTGGAGCGAGCGCGCCGTTTCTCATGGCCTGCATGAAGGCAGGATTCGCCCCCGGCAAGGAGCTCGATCTCGGACGGCTGCGAGGCCTGGGCTCGACGGGAGCGCCCCTGGCCCCCGAGGGGTTCGGGTGGGTGTACGACCACGTCAGCGCTGAGGCGCTGTTGGGATCTGTCAGCGGCGGCACCGATCTCTGTACGGCGTTTGTGCTCTCCTGTCCGCTCCTGCCCGTCCGCGCCGGCGAGATCCAGTGCAGGGGGCTGGGCGCCAAGGTGGAGGCGTTCGACTCGGTGGGCCGGTCCGTCATCGAGGAGGTTGGTGAATTGGTGATCACCGAGCCGCTCCCGTCCATGCCGCTGTATTTTTGGAACGATCCGGATGGCCGCCGCTACCGGGCGAGCTACTTTGAGACATTCCCCGGCGTGTGGCGCCACGGGGACTGGATCAAGATCACCGACCGGGGGAGCTGCGTGATCTATGGCCGGTCCGATGCCACGATCAACCGGGCGGGCGTCCGCATGGGCACCAGCGACTTCTACCGCGTCGTGGAAGACATGCCCGAGCTGCTGGACTCCCTGGCCGTCGATACCGGCAGGCTTGGCCGCGAGGGCCAGCTCCTGCTCTTCGTGGTGCTGCGCGAGGGTCAGCCGCTCGACGAGGCGCTCAGCGCGCGCATCAAGAAACGAATGCGTGACGAGTTGTCGCCGCGCCACGTCCCCGACGCGATCTACGCCATTCCCGAAGTCCCGCGCACGCTCAATGGGAAAAAAGTGGAGGTGCCCGTCAAGCGGATCCTGGCCGGGACGCCGCCCGAGGAAGCCGTCAGCGCGGACGCCATGAGCAACCCGGGCGCGCTCCGCTTCTTCGTGGATCTGGCGGCACAACTCAACGCGCATCGGTAATCGGCTCAGACAAAGTGCAGGCGGGTGCCAACGCTGGTCTGCACGTAGGCTCCCGGCAATCTGCGGGCCAGTTCGTGGGTCGCCTTCCACCCTGTGCAATGACACGGCACCACGACTTCCGGCCCGATCGCCACCAACTCGTCGAGCGTGCGCGGAATAATCGGTTCGAAGATGCCTCCCGTCAAATGCAGCCCCCCGATCACCGCGTACACTTTCTCCTGGCCCGTCATCCGTTGCGCATGGCGCAAGACGTTGATGATCCCCGCGTGGCTGCAACATGAGAGGACGACGAGACCTTTATCCTTCAAGTTGAGCACCATCGGTTGGTCATCCCACAGCCAGGTATCCGGTTCCCAACCGTCCTGCGTGCGAGCGTGTTGCAAAGGAAATCCTTTCTCAAAATCGGTCACACGCTCGACCTGCCCTGTCACCAGCACCATCCCATCGAGGAGCAGTGAGGGACCGCGTTCTTCGACAACTTCGACCCCCTCACGCTCAAGGTCGCTGCGATTCGGGGGCGGCATACGTATCTCGGTCCCCGTCGGGAATACAATCTTGCGATCGCGCCACGCATCGGGATGCAGCACGAGCGGCATTCGCTGCCGGCCGACACGTCGAAAGATGCCTTCCAGTCCCCCGTGATGATCGACATGTCCGTGGGAGAGCGCCACCGTGCGGAGATCGCTGATCCGAACACCGAGGACGTCGAGATTGTGGATCGCGGTCTCGCGTCCGAGCCCCGCATCGAACAGCAAGGATTCAGTGCGATCGTCTTTTCGAACTGTCACCAGCAGTGAGTACCCATGCTCCGCCACCAGCGTGTCGCGTTCGGCCCAGTCCCACACGAGCGGTGCTCGTCGGACCATCTCGGTGCTGGGCATCAAGACATCCAAGAAATTATCGACGACAATTGTCACATCTACAGCATCCACAGGCTGGAGCATCACCCTCTGGTTCATCGTTTCCTCCTACAGACATCCAGGTCTCCGAGACACTTTGCCGAGCGACCCCTTCCCGTCCTCCTTATTGCAGGCCGTACGCTGTACTGCACCATCTACCTAAAGCCTGAGTTCCAACTCTATTTCGTCCCGAAGGGGGATGCCGTGCATGCCGACGAGGGGGATCTCCGGTTTCAGCCGGCGCGACTCCTCGAGCGCATCACGGTACACTGCGACCAGCGCGAACCCCCGGCGCTGATAGAAACGTAGGGCCCTGACATTGTCATTCGTGGTGATCAGCCAGAGCCGTTCGCACCCGGCCAAGACGGCGGATTCCTTGACCGCACTCATGAGCGCGGAACCAATTCCCATCCCTTCGATCACGCTGTTGATGGTGACGACCTCGCATTCTCCGCCCTCTATCCGATATGTCACCAAGCCCACCGGTCTCTCACTCTGCTCCGCTACAAAGCCGGGCAACGTGTCAGGGTAGAGGACTCGGCCACGAGCGATAATGCTCTTGGACAGCCAATGGTCCTCGATGAAGCGATTCACCCAAGAGCGGTCGTCTTCGCGCAGCGCTCGAAGCTGAAATGTGCTCATGGCGCTTCCTGGCGGACAATTTCGCTCGACCGAGACGGGCCCCCTGTGTTCCCGACGGGAAGGCATCGCGAAGGGGCAAGAAACGCGATATTCTCGAGTGCGTAGAGGCTACACGAGCGATTGACGGAGGTGGGCAACGGAATGACTCACCTACAGACCGTACTCTGGCGCGGTCTCTATCTCCCCGGGGCGGAATACTGCAGCCTCCTGCGCGGTGCAGATGAGGTCCTTATGGAAGGAACGGCCGTGGTGGGAGTGGATCAACGCCCGTACGCCGTCCGGTACAGGATCTCATGCGACCTCGCTTGGAACACGCGGTTTGTCGAGGTAGGCCTCCATGCGGGATCGGAAGCCGAACGGATGCTCACCCTGGTGATTGACGAAGATCGCCGGTGGCGGAGGGATGGCGACGCCTTGGCCGACGTCTCCGGTTGCGTCGACGTCGACTTAGGATTTTCGCCGGCGACCAACACCTTACCGATCCGCCGCCTCAATCTTCCCGTAGGGTCCGCGCGCGAAGTCACCGCCGGGTGGGTGACATTCCCGGATCTCACCGTGCGCCCTCTCCGCCAGCGGTACGCTCGGCTGTCCGCGTCGACGTACCTGTATGAGAGCCTCGAAAGTGGGTTTCGTGCTGAGATCGAGGTTGATGACACCGGAATGGTGGTGCGGTATGCAGGAGGGTGGGAGCGGATTGCACAAACAGGCGGCTAAACGCGGCCATCACGCCATCTTGAGGGCGGCGGTCGCGGCCGATGCGTTCGAGATTGCGGAGGTGTTCCTAGCATCCCGGCAGGACGCGCTGCCGTACCTGCCCACCCTTCACAGCGACGAAGAGACCCGCCGCTGGATTCCAGACATCGTGATGCGACGCAGCG contains:
- a CDS encoding putative glycolipid-binding domain-containing protein is translated as MTHLQTVLWRGLYLPGAEYCSLLRGADEVLMEGTAVVGVDQRPYAVRYRISCDLAWNTRFVEVGLHAGSEAERMLTLVIDEDRRWRRDGDALADVSGCVDVDLGFSPATNTLPIRRLNLPVGSAREVTAGWVTFPDLTVRPLRQRYARLSASTYLYESLESGFRAEIEVDDTGMVVRYAGGWERIAQTGG
- a CDS encoding acetoacetate--CoA ligase, translating into MAPREPIAGPVDEGTLLWEPTERQRAHANVTRYLGWLKTTKGLAFASYEELWRWSVTDVETFWATMLEFFQVIARRRDSRVLADRQVMAARWCPGVELNYAEHALRRRDAHPAVVFRSEGRPLSTLTFSDLYRQTTVVASALKEMGVGRGDRVVAFMPNIPETLIAFLATASLGAIWSSCPPEFGTRSVLDRFQQIEPRVLFAVDGYRYNGQAYDRLGAVAEIRENLPSLGTTVLVPYLTSDRPVAAGANVQMWPELFARTAEPALAFEQVPFDHPLWILYSSGTTGLPKAIVQGHGGILLEHLKAISLHLDLGPDDRFFWFTTTGWMMWNFLISGLLLGTTVVLYDGSPAYPSMRVLWQLAEETEVTYFGASAPFLMACMKAGFAPGKELDLGRLRGLGSTGAPLAPEGFGWVYDHVSAEALLGSVSGGTDLCTAFVLSCPLLPVRAGEIQCRGLGAKVEAFDSVGRSVIEEVGELVITEPLPSMPLYFWNDPDGRRYRASYFETFPGVWRHGDWIKITDRGSCVIYGRSDATINRAGVRMGTSDFYRVVEDMPELLDSLAVDTGRLGREGQLLLFVVLREGQPLDEALSARIKKRMRDELSPRHVPDAIYAIPEVPRTLNGKKVEVPVKRILAGTPPEEAVSADAMSNPGALRFFVDLAAQLNAHR
- a CDS encoding MBL fold metallo-hydrolase, translated to MNQRVMLQPVDAVDVTIVVDNFLDVLMPSTEMVRRAPLVWDWAERDTLVAEHGYSLLVTVRKDDRTESLLFDAGLGRETAIHNLDVLGVRISDLRTVALSHGHVDHHGGLEGIFRRVGRQRMPLVLHPDAWRDRKIVFPTGTEIRMPPPNRSDLEREGVEVVEERGPSLLLDGMVLVTGQVERVTDFEKGFPLQHARTQDGWEPDTWLWDDQPMVLNLKDKGLVVLSCCSHAGIINVLRHAQRMTGQEKVYAVIGGLHLTGGIFEPIIPRTLDELVAIGPEVVVPCHCTGWKATHELARRLPGAYVQTSVGTRLHFV
- a CDS encoding GNAT family N-acetyltransferase; this encodes MSTFQLRALREDDRSWVNRFIEDHWLSKSIIARGRVLYPDTLPGFVAEQSERPVGLVTYRIEGGECEVVTINSVIEGMGIGSALMSAVKESAVLAGCERLWLITTNDNVRALRFYQRRGFALVAVYRDALEESRRLKPEIPLVGMHGIPLRDEIELELRL
- a CDS encoding dimethylaniline monooxygenase, which encodes GAAAVHVSHRHDSPSFKAADWSWVNPLVDAMVDNPAWFRRLSPEEKEAVSQRLWAEGRLKVEPWLEPRVMKDAVTLWPKTQLAAAGLLPSGALVLKLDNGKTLTIDHVILATGYKVAIDRVPFLAQGNLLATLATQNGFPILDEHFQTNIPGLFITSMPASQDFGPFFAFTVSVRTSAKLIGQAILRRQA